Proteins encoded together in one Astatotilapia calliptera chromosome 7, fAstCal1.2, whole genome shotgun sequence window:
- the psme3ip1 gene encoding PSME3-interacting protein isoform X2 yields MEGAEGTGVDLSRKFVSEAELDERRKKRQEEWEKIRKPDDPEEVPEEEYDPRSLFERLQEQKDKKQEEYEEQFKFKNMVRGLDEDESSFLDEVSRQQCLVEKQRRDEEKKELLEYRSALVKQASAESRKEPEKKVAPKGVEHRTSHLSQAHLLVGAVKRRNSSQSDSSKKQKVEITATTATTGNGEKHTEGGGAGAKDQQTVPGVTAKPPSAALSSGQGVLHLPSAAVCVGVLPGLCVYSGSSDSDSSSDSEGSVDAIMSPYPRHNRAYR; encoded by the exons ATGGAAGGAGCAGAAGGAACAGGTGTCGACCTCAGCAGGAAGTTTGTGTCTGAAGCAGAGCTTgatgagaggaggaaaaagagacaGGAGGAATGGGAGAAAATCAGAAAACCTGACGACCCAGAGG AGGTCCCAGAGGAGGAGTATGACCCACGCTCCCTCTTTGAGCGGCTGCAGGAACAGAAAGACAAGAAACAAGAAGAATATGAGGAGCAGTTTAAATTCA AGAACATGGTGAGGGGATTGGATGAGGATGAGAGCAGTTTCTTGGACGAGGTCTCCCGGCAACAGTGTCTGGTGGAGAAACAACGCAGGGACGAGGAGAAAAAGGAGCTGTTGGAATACAGA AGCGCTCTAGTGAAGCAAGCATCTGCAGAGAGCCGCAAAGAGCCTGAAAAGAAGGTGGCACCTAAAGGGGTGGAGCACAGGACCAGCCACCTGTCACAGGCCCATTTATTAGTTGGAGCTGTAAAGAGACGCAA TTCCTCACAATCAGACAGCAGTAAGAAACAGAAAGTGGAAATCACGGCAACAACAGCAACGACAGgaaatggagaaaaacacacag AGGGGGGCGGAGCAGGAGCCAAAGATCAACAGACCGTCCCTGGCGTCACTGCAAAGCCGCCCTCAGCCGCCTTGAGCTCCGGCCAAGGCGTACTACACTTGCCGTCGGCGGCCGTGTGTGTCGGTGTTTTACCAGGACTCTGCGTTTATTCCGGCAGCAGCGACTCTGACAGCAGCTCGGACAGCGAAGGTAGCGTGGACGCAATTATGTCGCCGTACCCACGGCACAACAGGGCCTACAGATAG
- the psme3ip1 gene encoding PSME3-interacting protein isoform X3, with amino-acid sequence MEGAEGTGVDLSRKFVSEAELDERRKKRQEEWEKIRKPDDPEEVPEEEYDPRSLFERLQEQKDKKQEEYEEQFKFKNMVRGLDEDESSFLDEVSRQQCLVEKQRRDEEKKELLEYRSALVKQASAESRKEPEKKVAPKGVEHRTSHLSQAHLLVGAVKRRNSSQSDSSKKQKVEITATTATTGNGEKHTEEGGGAGAKDQQTVPGVTAKPPSAALSSGQGVLHLPSAAVCVGVLPGLCVYSGSSDSDSSSDSEV; translated from the exons ATGGAAGGAGCAGAAGGAACAGGTGTCGACCTCAGCAGGAAGTTTGTGTCTGAAGCAGAGCTTgatgagaggaggaaaaagagacaGGAGGAATGGGAGAAAATCAGAAAACCTGACGACCCAGAGG AGGTCCCAGAGGAGGAGTATGACCCACGCTCCCTCTTTGAGCGGCTGCAGGAACAGAAAGACAAGAAACAAGAAGAATATGAGGAGCAGTTTAAATTCA AGAACATGGTGAGGGGATTGGATGAGGATGAGAGCAGTTTCTTGGACGAGGTCTCCCGGCAACAGTGTCTGGTGGAGAAACAACGCAGGGACGAGGAGAAAAAGGAGCTGTTGGAATACAGA AGCGCTCTAGTGAAGCAAGCATCTGCAGAGAGCCGCAAAGAGCCTGAAAAGAAGGTGGCACCTAAAGGGGTGGAGCACAGGACCAGCCACCTGTCACAGGCCCATTTATTAGTTGGAGCTGTAAAGAGACGCAA TTCCTCACAATCAGACAGCAGTAAGAAACAGAAAGTGGAAATCACGGCAACAACAGCAACGACAGgaaatggagaaaaacacacag AAGAGGGGGGCGGAGCAGGAGCCAAAGATCAACAGACCGTCCCTGGCGTCACTGCAAAGCCGCCCTCAGCCGCCTTGAGCTCCGGCCAAGGCGTACTACACTTGCCGTCGGCGGCCGTGTGTGTCGGTGTTTTACCAGGACTCTGCGTTTATTCCGGCAGCAGCGACTCTGACAGCAGCTCGGACAGCGAAG TTTAA
- the psme3ip1 gene encoding PSME3-interacting protein isoform X1, whose product MEGAEGTGVDLSRKFVSEAELDERRKKRQEEWEKIRKPDDPEEVPEEEYDPRSLFERLQEQKDKKQEEYEEQFKFKNMVRGLDEDESSFLDEVSRQQCLVEKQRRDEEKKELLEYRSALVKQASAESRKEPEKKVAPKGVEHRTSHLSQAHLLVGAVKRRNSSQSDSSKKQKVEITATTATTGNGEKHTEEGGGAGAKDQQTVPGVTAKPPSAALSSGQGVLHLPSAAVCVGVLPGLCVYSGSSDSDSSSDSEGSVDAIMSPYPRHNRAYR is encoded by the exons ATGGAAGGAGCAGAAGGAACAGGTGTCGACCTCAGCAGGAAGTTTGTGTCTGAAGCAGAGCTTgatgagaggaggaaaaagagacaGGAGGAATGGGAGAAAATCAGAAAACCTGACGACCCAGAGG AGGTCCCAGAGGAGGAGTATGACCCACGCTCCCTCTTTGAGCGGCTGCAGGAACAGAAAGACAAGAAACAAGAAGAATATGAGGAGCAGTTTAAATTCA AGAACATGGTGAGGGGATTGGATGAGGATGAGAGCAGTTTCTTGGACGAGGTCTCCCGGCAACAGTGTCTGGTGGAGAAACAACGCAGGGACGAGGAGAAAAAGGAGCTGTTGGAATACAGA AGCGCTCTAGTGAAGCAAGCATCTGCAGAGAGCCGCAAAGAGCCTGAAAAGAAGGTGGCACCTAAAGGGGTGGAGCACAGGACCAGCCACCTGTCACAGGCCCATTTATTAGTTGGAGCTGTAAAGAGACGCAA TTCCTCACAATCAGACAGCAGTAAGAAACAGAAAGTGGAAATCACGGCAACAACAGCAACGACAGgaaatggagaaaaacacacag AAGAGGGGGGCGGAGCAGGAGCCAAAGATCAACAGACCGTCCCTGGCGTCACTGCAAAGCCGCCCTCAGCCGCCTTGAGCTCCGGCCAAGGCGTACTACACTTGCCGTCGGCGGCCGTGTGTGTCGGTGTTTTACCAGGACTCTGCGTTTATTCCGGCAGCAGCGACTCTGACAGCAGCTCGGACAGCGAAGGTAGCGTGGACGCAATTATGTCGCCGTACCCACGGCACAACAGGGCCTACAGATAG
- the exosc6 gene encoding exosome complex component MTR3, with the protein MPTDTKRVRGPEVSQSPSLFSCDPAAVLPSKGPRADGRRRDQVDVRPVFVRCGLVSQAKGSAYLEAGNTKLMCCVYGPRETDRKDETNMKCGRLTTDMRFAPFSCLERGSWIQGSQDKDFSLMLHESLQPAICLHKYPRSQIEVNVMVLENSGSVLAHAVTCASLALADAGIEMYDLVLGCSMRQDGTSYVVDPSYMEENCWNSVSCENQGGLTVAFLPSLNQISGLQSDGEMTEETLTAGVRTCIEGCYKLYPVIQHALTKAVRKAAPSQSES; encoded by the exons ATGCCGACTGACACCAAACGTGTTCGTGGTCCAGAAGTGTCTCAGAGCCCGTCTCTCTTTTCGTGCGATCCGGCGGCGGTTCTGCCCTCGAAGGGGCCCAGAGCGGACGGTCGGCGACGGGATCAGGTCGACGTGCGGCCCGTTTTCGTCCGCTGTGGCCTGGTGAGCCAAGCTAAAGGCTCCGCGTACTTGGAGGCTGGAAACACCAAGCTGATGTGCTGCGTTTACGGCCCCAGAGAAACAGACCGGAAGGATGAGACGAATATGAAATGTGGAAG ATTGACTACCGACATGCGCTTTGCTCCATTTTCCTGCCTGGAGAGGGGCTCCTGGATTCAGGGGAGTCAGGACAAGGACTTTTCCCTGATGTTACATGAGAGCCTGCAGCCTGCCATATGTCTCCACAAATACCCTCGCTCTCAGATCGAGGTCAACGTGATGGTTCTTGAGAACAGCGGTTCAGTTCTGGCCCATGCCGTCACATGCGCCTCTCTTGCGCTTGCAGATGCGGGGATCGAAATGTATGATCTGGTCCTCGGTTGCTCCATGCGCCAGGATGGCACCTCCTATGTGGTTGACCCCTCCTACATGGAGGAAAACTGCTGGAACTCGGTAAGCTGTGAGAACCAGGGTGGTCTGACTGTCGCATTCCTCCCAAGCCTGAACCAGATTTCTGGACTACAGTCTGATGGAGAAATGACTGAAGAGACTCTAACCGCTGGAGTGAGGACCTGCATTGAGGGATGCTATAAACTGTACCCAGTTATCCAGCATGCCCTGACAAAGGCTGTGCGCAAAGCTGCGCCATCACAATCAGAGAGCTGA